In Zonotrichia albicollis isolate bZonAlb1 chromosome 3, bZonAlb1.hap1, whole genome shotgun sequence, a single window of DNA contains:
- the MSH5 gene encoding mutS protein homolog 5, protein MSATSATSCVLPPALGPEQEEQESSETHMSVLWYAGQLAITYYDTEDCSIYFMPDIPDNEDLKLLQKVIGDLNPQCIVTSAKQDQNIAKFLTNLTATAGDKDIGKPEIVLFPNIDFGLEVSKQRILSRQFPFIPSHMTDSEKILYLSSIIPFESPLMIRALGGLLKFLDRRRVGVELEDSSIAVPILAFKKFVLSDTVNMDQDTYCVLQIFKSDIHPSVYKLSSGLKEGFSLFGILNHCRCKWGGKLLRLWLTRPTWNLTELNKRLDVINFFLLAQNHETVLTLQNCLKNIKNVPLILKRMTLSNTKVSDWQALYKTAYNAVCLRDTCRSLPNTIELFQTISRVFTDDLHYIANLISKVVDFEGSLSENRFTVRPNVDATIDEKKRKLVGLADFLTEVARKELETLDNQITSCAVIYIPLIGFLLSIPRLPNMVDKTDFEIEGLDFMFLSEDKLHYRSARTKELDSLLGDLHCEIRDQETLIMHQLQTRILEKSEVLNSVIEYAAHLDVLLALAATARENGYCRPRFTHRHGFHIKDGRHPLMELCAKTFVANPVDSGEATKRIKIITGPNSSGKSIYLKQVGLIVYMALIGSYVPAAEAEIGVIDGIYTRIHSRESVSVGLSTFMIDLNQVAKAVNNATERSLVLIDEFGKGTNTLDGLSLLAAVLRYWIRQGTQCPQVFVSTNFHSLMQLELLPDTPLLEYLTMETHQDGEELIFFYQIKQGMSTISHAANIAALAGMPAKIIERGVEVSELIRNGKPIKRLDHPSKCDRMEKCKSVVEKFLSIDLDDPQVDLEEFMSKEILPSAASVL, encoded by the coding sequence ATGAGTGCCACATCAGCCACAAGCTGTGTCTTGCCACCAGCACTTGGGCCTGAGCAAGAGGAGCAAGAGAGCTCGGAGACACATATGTCTGTTCTATGGTATGCAGGGCAGCTGGCAATTACTTACTATGATACAGAAGATTGCTCAATCTACTTCATGCCTGACATACCTGATAATGAAGACCTCAAGCTACTGCAAAAAGTGATTGGGGACCTTAACCCTCAATGCATAGTGACCAGTGCAAAGCAGGACCAGAATATTGCTAAATTCCTGACCAACCTAACAGCTACTGCTGGTGATAAAGACATAGGAAAACCAGAAATTGTCCTGTTTCCCAACATAGATTTTGGTCTAGAAGTCAGCAAGCAACGGATCCTGTCTAGGCAATTTCCATTTATTCCATCTCATATGACTGACTCAGAGAAAATTCTCTATTTGTCCTCAATCATTCCTTTTGAGAGTCCACTCATGATACGAGCCTTAGGGGGGCTCCTCAAGTTTCTAGACAGAAGAAGGGTTGGAGTTGAACTCGAAGACAGCAGTATAGCAGTTCCTATTTTGGCCTTTAAAAAATTTGTGCTGTCAGATACTGTGAATATGGACCAAGACACTTACTGTGTCCTTCAGATATTTAAAAGTGATATCCATCCTTCTGTGTACAAGCTATCCAGTGGACTAAAAGAAGGATTTAGCTTATTTGGAATTTTAAACCATTGCAGATGCAAATGGGGAGGAAAACTGCTGAGGTTGTGGCTCACACGACCTACCTGGAACCTGACAGAGCTGAACAAACGGCTGGATGTTATCAACTTCTTCCTGCTAGCTCAGAACCACGAAACAGTCCTCACTCTTCAAAACTGCCTcaagaatattaaaaatgtgCCTCTTATTTTAAAGAGAATGACTCTTTCCAACACGAAAGTTAGTGACTGGCAAGCACTGTATAAGACAGCGTACAATGCAGTGTGCCTTAGAGACACGTGTCGTTCTCTGCCTAACACTATTGAACTTTTCCAGACTATTTCACGTGTCTTCACTGATGACCTGCACTACATTGCTAACCTGATCAGCAAAGTGGTAGACTTTGAAGGCAGCCTCTCCGAGAACCGCTTCACTGTTAGACCCAATGTAGATGCCACGATTGATGAGAAGAAACGAAAGCTGGTGGGACTGGCAGACTTCCTTACAGAAGTGGCACGAAAAGAACTGGAGACTTTAGACAATCAAATTACCTCCTGTGCTGTCATCTACATTCCTTTGATTGGGTTCCTCCTCTCCATTCCACGCCTGCCAAATATGGTGGATAAGACTGACTTCGAAATTGAAGGCTTGGACTTCATGTTCTTGTCAGAGGATAAACTGCACTACAGAAGTGCCCGGACCAAGGAGCTAGACAGCCTGCTGGGTGACTTGCACTGTGAGATCAGAGACCAGGAAACACtcatcatgcaccagctgcagacAAGGATCCTGGAGAAGTCTGAAGTACTTAACAGTGTGATTGAGTACGCTGCACACCTGGATGTGCTGCTAGCCTTGGCAGCGACGGCCCGGGAGAACGGCTATTGCCGGCCCCGCTTTACTCACCGCCACGGCTTCCACATCAAGGATGGGAGACATCCACTCATGGAACTGTGTGCAAAGACTTTCGTGGCCAATCCTGTGGACAGCGGTGAGGCTACCAAACGAATAAAGATCATCACTGGGCCCAACTCCTCTGGAAAGAGTATTTACTTAAAGCAGGTAGGTCTTATAGTGTACATGGCTCTCATCGGCAGTTACgtccctgcagcagaggcagagattGGAGTAATTGATGGGATTTACACAAGAATCCACAGTAGGGAATCAGTTTCTGTAGGGCTCTCCACATTCATGATTGATCTTAACCAGGTTGCCAAGGCTGTAAACAATGCCACTGAGAGGTCCCTGGTACTTATTGATGAGTTTGGTAAAGGCACCAACACACTCGATGGCCTGTCCCTTCTGGCTGCTGTCCTGAGGTACTGGATCAGACAAGGAACACAGTGTCCACAGGTCTTTGTCTCCACTAATTTTCACAGTTTAATGCAGCTAGAGCTCCTGCCTGACACACCACTTCTGGAGTACCTGACCATGGAGACCCATCAGGATGGAGAGGAGTTGATATTTTTCTACCAGATCAAACAGGGCATGTCCACCATTAGTCATGCTGCCAATATTGCtgcattagcaggaatgccaGCCAAAATCATTGAAAGAGGAGTGGAAGTATCAGAACTGATTCGCAATGGAAAACCAATCAAACGTCTTGATCATCCTTCAAAATGTGATAGGATGGAAAAATGCAAGTCTGTTGTGGAAAAATTTCTTTCCATAGACCTTGACGATCCCCAGGTGGACTTGGAAGAGTTCATGTCTAAAGAGATCTTGCCTTCTGCAGCCTCAGTCCTGTAG